The region GGAAAAGATACCTTGCAGTATATCGAACAGAGCCAGAAAAACGGCATACCAATTCATGTAGTTGTTGCCGACCTTCGTATGCCGGGAAGTATGAGCGGACTGGACTTTACAGCGCAACTTCGTTCGCTAAGCCCAACCGTTAAAGTTCTGATTTTGAGTATGTCGATTGCGCCGGAAGATATTAGTGCTGCTATCCGAATGGGTGTATCAGGTTATTTGTCAAAAAATCAAGATGTGCATGACATTCGTAAAGCTATTCTGGAAATTATGCGGGACAATCGACCTTATTATAGTCAGGAAATTCTACAGTCTTTTGCCGAGTCAGTGGATCGCCAACCCGTCGAAGAAATTCGGCAGCTTACACCAAGAGAGTTAGAAATACTTAAATTGATTGCTCAGGAGTTCACGACTGGTGAAATAGCAAATCAGCTTTTTATTAGTGAGGCCACAGTAGATACCCACCGCCGGAATATGATTCAGAAACTTCGAGCGAAGAGTATTGTTGGCCTGGCAAATTTTGCCATTAGGCATGGCTTGGTATGAGTTAGTTCTTACAGGTAACTTAACTCGATTTATAGAACACATGGGATCGAAATTTGTACCCATGTACCAACTCCTTCGGGCAGTGACGTAAATCGAATCGATCCTTGCAGTAATTTGACTCGCTCATGAATGCTTTGCAAACCCCGGCCTGTAGCTGACATACTATTGTCCATACCAACCCCATCGTCACGTATGCTTAGACGAAGCGTTGCACTATTAAGGTCAGTTGTAAAACGAATCGTGGCCTCATCTGCCTGTGCGTGCTTCAAAATATTATTTATTAATTCGAGGCAAATACAATACAGGTGGAATTTAGCGATACGGCCTAGTTCTTCTTCCTGACCGCTTAACTGCAACACAAAATGGGTTTTTGCCTGACTATTCAGGGTGCCGATTAGACGGTTCAGCGTATGACCAAAACCACGCTCTTCGAGTTCGCTGGGCCACAAATTATGAGAAATGAGTCGAACTTCTTCGTAAGCACTCTGAACAGTTTGCAGAAGTGAAGAAACCACCTCCTGGCCATCTGTTGTTTTCGTGTCAACTTTTAATTTATCGAATCCAATACGCAAACCGAACAACACACTGCCTAACTGGTCGTGGAGTTCATTAGCCACACGTTGGCGTTCCTGTATTTGCCCATGAATTAACGCTTCTTCCAAGTCTGTTTTTTGACGCAGACGTTCTTTGAGCATCTGCTTTTCTAATTGTTCTCGCTGATGGGATTCCAATTGTCGGGACCTACGCTCGTGCCTGACAAAATCGGCTAGACCAATCGACATAAATACAAATTCCAGCAGTGAACCAATATTTTGTGAATAATGAATCAGGAAATTCATTCCGGGTAATACGTTGGTTCTGTTTAGTACAAAGACAGTAAAACCAATAGCGTAACA is a window of Spirosoma linguale DSM 74 DNA encoding:
- a CDS encoding two component transcriptional regulator, LuxR family (PFAM: response regulator receiver; regulatory protein LuxR; Bacterio-opsin activator HTH domain protein~SMART: response regulator receiver; regulatory protein LuxR~KEGG: sat:SYN_00775 two-component response regulator), with the translated sequence MRNKEINLVLLDDHKVVVDGICSLLSDDPSIVVKEVFTNGKDTLQYIEQSQKNGIPIHVVVADLRMPGSMSGLDFTAQLRSLSPTVKVLILSMSIAPEDISAAIRMGVSGYLSKNQDVHDIRKAILEIMRDNRPYYSQEILQSFAESVDRQPVEEIRQLTPRELEILKLIAQEFTTGEIANQLFISEATVDTHRRNMIQKLRAKSIVGLANFAIRHGLV